One region of Polaribacter pectinis genomic DNA includes:
- the recA gene encoding recombinase RecA, translating to MAADKEKAAKLKALQLTLDKLDKTYGKGSVMKLGDVVTEDIDAISSGSLGLDLALGVGGYPRGRVIEIYGPESSGKTTLTLHAIAEAQKAGGIAAFIDAEHAFDKFYAENLGVDIDNLIISQPDHGEQALEIAENLIRSGAIDIVVIDSVAALTPKSEIEGEMGDSKMGLHARLMSQALRKLTGTISKTKCTVIFINQLREKIGVMFGNPETTTGGNALKFYASVRLDIRRRTQIKDGDKVIGNSTKVKVVKNKVAPPFQIAEFDIMYGQGISKVGEILDIGVELGIVKKSGSWFSYGETKLGQGRDAVKGLIKDNPDLAEELEGKIKLAIENQE from the coding sequence ATGGCAGCAGATAAAGAAAAAGCAGCAAAACTTAAAGCACTTCAACTAACTCTAGATAAGTTAGATAAGACTTATGGAAAAGGTTCTGTAATGAAATTAGGAGATGTAGTTACAGAAGATATAGATGCAATTTCATCTGGTTCTTTAGGATTAGATTTAGCTTTAGGCGTAGGTGGTTATCCAAGAGGTAGAGTTATTGAAATTTACGGACCAGAATCTTCTGGTAAAACAACTTTAACGTTACACGCAATTGCAGAGGCACAAAAAGCTGGTGGAATTGCAGCATTTATTGATGCAGAACACGCATTCGATAAATTTTACGCAGAAAATTTAGGAGTAGATATAGATAATTTAATTATTTCTCAACCAGATCATGGTGAGCAAGCATTAGAAATTGCCGAAAACTTAATTCGTTCTGGCGCAATTGATATTGTTGTTATTGATTCTGTTGCAGCATTAACTCCAAAAAGTGAAATTGAAGGTGAAATGGGAGATTCTAAAATGGGTCTGCATGCACGTTTAATGTCTCAAGCATTACGTAAATTAACAGGAACAATTTCTAAAACAAAATGTACTGTTATTTTTATTAACCAATTACGTGAAAAAATTGGTGTAATGTTTGGAAACCCAGAAACAACAACTGGTGGAAACGCATTAAAATTTTATGCTTCAGTAAGATTAGATATTAGAAGAAGAACACAAATTAAAGACGGAGACAAAGTTATTGGAAACAGTACCAAAGTTAAAGTTGTAAAAAATAAAGTAGCACCACCTTTCCAAATTGCAGAATTCGATATTATGTATGGACAAGGAATTTCTAAAGTTGGAGAGATTTTAGATATTGGTGTAGAATTAGGTATTGTAAAGAAAAGTGGTTCTTGGTTTAGTTATGGTGAAACAAAACTTGGCCAGGGAAGAGATGCTGTAAAAGGGTTAATTAAAGACAACCCAGATTTAGCAGAAGAGTTAGAAGGAAAAATAAAATTAGCTATTGAAAATCAAGAATAA
- a CDS encoding aldose 1-epimerase has product MMKDFIKLKDKNNIVTIEKGELISFKVDGSEYIHQKGSKGWRKSDDEMFPIIGPVSKNNFRVHTKKGDAIQDQHGLLREMDYVLISSDEKTAKFSKKYVKNTKLINSKYPEKSTEGKLFWPFDFAFEKHFSLENNTLKIDFIITAEAGMPFMLGYHPAFLLSNSGTDTLVANGKKITLKEIYEVGHNAFPVLNIDKIILENSDRNHLEISTTNFNNFMLWTEVDNMLCIEPISQYTSYTDEKFSEENMRISSGKEEFSITIKVL; this is encoded by the coding sequence ATGATGAAAGATTTTATTAAATTAAAAGATAAAAATAATATTGTAACCATTGAAAAAGGGGAATTAATCTCTTTTAAAGTTGATGGTTCTGAATATATTCACCAAAAAGGAAGCAAAGGTTGGCGAAAATCGGATGACGAAATGTTTCCTATAATTGGCCCTGTTTCTAAAAATAATTTTAGAGTGCATACTAAAAAAGGAGATGCCATTCAAGACCAACATGGTTTGTTACGTGAAATGGATTATGTTTTAATTTCTTCGGATGAAAAGACTGCTAAATTCAGTAAAAAGTATGTAAAAAACACGAAGTTAATCAACAGTAAATATCCTGAAAAATCTACTGAAGGAAAATTATTTTGGCCTTTCGATTTTGCGTTTGAAAAGCATTTTTCTTTAGAAAATAATACACTGAAAATAGATTTTATAATTACTGCTGAAGCTGGAATGCCTTTTATGTTGGGTTATCATCCTGCTTTTTTATTATCGAATTCTGGCACTGATACTTTGGTTGCAAATGGTAAAAAAATTACTTTAAAAGAAATTTACGAAGTTGGACACAATGCTTTTCCTGTTTTAAATATTGATAAAATAATTTTAGAAAATTCGGATAGAAATCATTTAGAGATTTCAACAACAAACTTTAATAATTTTATGTTGTGGACAGAAGTTGATAATATGTTATGTATTGAGCCAATATCGCAATACACTTCTTATACAGATGAAAAATTTTCTGAAGAAAATATGCGTATTTCTTCTGGAAAAGAGGAGTTTTCTATAACTATTAAAGTATTATAA
- a CDS encoding pseudouridine synthase, with protein MKKHRHFIIHKPWGMISQFVNPAKRKKKLLGDLHDFPEGTMAIGRLDVPSEGLLLLTTDGKVSAEIRSNKYEKEYYVQVDGQINQEAIEQLKTGVEIGFNGKKYLTKPGKASIIEDPKFPLRSQKIRDERHGPTSWISIIIREGKFRQVRKMTAAVGLPTLRLIRVRIGEIELKNLEVGGVIEVDSFS; from the coding sequence ATAAAAAAACACCGTCATTTTATAATTCATAAACCTTGGGGAATGATTTCTCAATTTGTAAATCCTGCAAAAAGGAAGAAAAAATTATTGGGAGATTTACACGATTTTCCTGAAGGAACCATGGCAATTGGCAGATTAGATGTACCGTCTGAGGGCTTATTGCTATTAACAACAGATGGTAAAGTTTCCGCAGAAATTAGATCTAATAAATACGAAAAAGAATATTATGTTCAGGTTGATGGACAAATAAACCAAGAAGCTATAGAACAATTAAAAACAGGTGTAGAAATTGGTTTTAATGGAAAAAAATATCTCACAAAACCTGGAAAAGCATCTATAATTGAAGATCCTAAATTTCCTTTAAGAAGTCAGAAAATTAGAGACGAAAGACATGGTCCAACAAGTTGGATTTCTATAATTATTAGGGAAGGAAAATTTAGACAAGTTAGAAAAATGACTGCTGCTGTTGGTTTGCCAACTTTACGTTTAATTCGCGTTAGAATTGGCGAAATTGAATTGAAGAATTTAGAAGTTGGTGGAGTTATTGAGGTAGATAGTTTTTCCTAA
- a CDS encoding porin family protein gives MKTIYITVAFMIASIISLSAQESNKRATAGIKGGYNLSSVNFDGNSETAKLHGFHIGVYGESYIGKIFSIQPEITYSQQGYKILDDSGTYTQKLDYINIPLMLKAYPFKNFFMEVGPQIGFSISHKETFDAGFVLYDTSQEFEPNNFDWGINIGTGFKSDNGVSLGVRYHIGQNDIYDEDKPKNEVWQIYLGFEF, from the coding sequence ATGAAAACAATATATATAACAGTTGCGTTTATGATTGCAAGTATTATATCATTAAGCGCTCAAGAAAGTAATAAGAGAGCAACAGCAGGTATAAAAGGAGGTTATAATTTATCTTCAGTAAATTTCGATGGAAATTCAGAAACTGCAAAATTACACGGATTTCATATAGGTGTTTATGGAGAATCTTATATTGGAAAAATATTTTCAATTCAACCAGAAATTACCTATTCTCAACAAGGTTATAAAATACTTGATGATAGTGGAACATATACTCAAAAGTTAGATTATATAAACATTCCTTTAATGTTAAAAGCCTATCCTTTTAAAAACTTTTTTATGGAAGTAGGACCACAAATAGGTTTTTCTATTTCACATAAAGAAACCTTTGATGCAGGTTTTGTTTTGTATGATACATCACAAGAATTTGAACCCAATAATTTCGACTGGGGAATTAATATTGGTACGGGTTTTAAAAGTGATAATGGCGTAAGTCTAGGTGTAAGATACCATATTGGTCAAAATGATATTTATGATGAAGACAAGCCAAAAAATGAAGTTTGGCAAATTTATTTAGGTTTTGAATTTTAG
- a CDS encoding membrane metalloprotease, producing the protein MKNIFLKTVFICCIIFSCTSETENIDEENNGSTNVVLNRQTTGSSANDLLSADTFKKMIVEIAYVEGFKPTETALNNFKNFIQNRTNKPNGVEFVTKVIPTTGKTVYTLDEVVDIEKEHRTKYNSNETIAVWVLFINGKSSRDNNQGSILGSAYWNTSFVIYEETIQGLSDSTFEPERSLLESSVINHEFGHILGLTNLGSNLQSDHEDSDHPKHCIEEDCLMYWAAETSQGIGSMISGGQVPTLDAQCLADLKANGGK; encoded by the coding sequence ATGAAAAATATTTTTTTAAAAACCGTTTTTATTTGTTGTATTATTTTCTCTTGTACATCAGAAACAGAAAATATAGATGAAGAAAATAACGGAAGCACAAATGTTGTATTAAACCGACAAACAACGGGTTCTTCTGCAAATGATTTACTTTCTGCAGATACTTTTAAAAAAATGATTGTAGAAATTGCTTATGTAGAAGGTTTTAAACCCACAGAAACAGCTTTAAATAATTTTAAAAACTTTATACAGAATAGAACTAACAAGCCAAATGGAGTGGAGTTTGTAACAAAAGTAATTCCAACTACAGGAAAAACGGTGTATACTTTAGATGAAGTTGTAGATATAGAAAAAGAACATAGAACCAAATACAATTCTAACGAAACAATTGCAGTTTGGGTATTGTTTATTAACGGAAAATCTTCTAGAGACAATAACCAAGGTTCTATTTTAGGTTCTGCTTATTGGAACACTTCTTTTGTTATTTATGAAGAAACAATACAAGGATTAAGTGATAGTACTTTTGAACCAGAAAGAAGTTTGTTAGAATCTTCAGTAATCAATCACGAATTCGGGCATATCTTAGGTTTAACAAATTTAGGAAGCAATTTACAAAGCGATCATGAAGATTCAGACCATCCAAAACATTGTATTGAAGAAGACTGTTTAATGTATTGGGCAGCAGAAACCAGTCAAGGAATTGGTAGTATGATTTCTGGAGGACAAGTGCCAACTTTAGACGCACAGTGTTTGGCAGATTTAAAAGCAAATGGCGGTAAATAA
- a CDS encoding RNA polymerase sigma factor, with protein sequence MADKSLCNEIYFNEFYTSHIQSASNFAYYKSGDKNTSLDLAQEAFIKIWENCAKIDFAKAKSYLFTVVNNLFLNKVKHEKVVFEYAKSSPYLDVNNQSPEYLLEEEEFKDKLKRAISDLTEGEREVFLMNRIDGKKYREIAETLEISQKAVEKRMSAALKKLRSKIDGI encoded by the coding sequence ATGGCTGATAAATCTCTTTGTAATGAAATTTATTTTAATGAGTTTTACACTTCTCACATTCAGTCTGCAAGTAATTTTGCTTACTATAAGAGTGGTGATAAAAATACATCTTTAGATTTAGCGCAAGAAGCTTTTATAAAAATATGGGAGAATTGTGCTAAAATAGATTTTGCCAAAGCAAAGTCTTACTTATTTACTGTTGTTAACAATCTTTTTTTGAATAAAGTGAAACATGAAAAGGTTGTTTTTGAATATGCAAAAAGCAGTCCTTATTTAGATGTTAATAACCAAAGTCCAGAATATTTATTAGAGGAAGAAGAATTTAAAGATAAGTTAAAAAGAGCAATTTCAGATTTAACAGAAGGTGAACGTGAGGTTTTCTTGATGAATAGAATTGATGGCAAAAAATACCGAGAAATTGCAGAAACTCTAGAAATTTCTCAAAAAGCAGTCGAAAAAAGAATGTCTGCAGCATTAAAAAAATTAAGATCTAAAATTGATGGCATTTAA
- a CDS encoding FecR family protein codes for MKDENNILKLLNREISDEELARLKESKDFTTLEKIAHYSAQIETPKVDVEKSLAALKLKTESTSKKGKVVQFNFKKLYKYAAAVVVLLTTSYFFLFNNEANFNTNYAQTKTFNLPDNSEVVLNANSEITYSKKDWEESRNLDLNGEAFFKVQKGKKFTVNTEIGEVTVLGTEFNVKERENYFEVKTYEGLVSVSYKDTLVKLPRGTIFKVVNGKIDTTNTFDINEKSWLQNESNFKSTQLRFILEEIEHQFGYKIETKDVDLDVLYSGGFTHTDINIALQSVTIPLQLSYKIEDKTITIFNYDK; via the coding sequence ATGAAAGACGAAAACAACATATTAAAATTACTAAACAGAGAAATCTCTGATGAGGAATTGGCACGTCTAAAAGAAAGTAAAGACTTTACAACTTTAGAAAAAATTGCACATTATTCAGCACAAATAGAAACACCTAAAGTAGATGTAGAAAAAAGTCTTGCAGCATTAAAATTAAAAACAGAAAGTACTTCTAAAAAAGGGAAAGTTGTTCAATTTAACTTTAAGAAATTGTATAAATATGCAGCAGCAGTTGTTGTTTTATTAACAACTTCTTATTTCTTTCTTTTTAATAATGAAGCTAATTTTAACACCAATTACGCTCAAACAAAAACCTTTAATTTACCAGATAATTCTGAAGTTGTTTTAAATGCAAATTCAGAAATAACATATTCTAAAAAAGACTGGGAAGAAAGTAGAAATTTAGATCTAAATGGAGAAGCTTTTTTTAAAGTACAAAAAGGAAAAAAGTTTACAGTAAATACAGAAATAGGAGAAGTAACCGTTCTTGGAACAGAATTTAACGTAAAAGAAAGAGAAAATTATTTTGAAGTAAAAACTTACGAAGGTTTAGTAAGTGTTTCTTATAAAGACACGCTTGTAAAACTGCCAAGAGGAACCATTTTTAAAGTAGTAAATGGTAAAATAGATACCACAAATACGTTTGATATAAATGAAAAATCTTGGTTACAAAATGAATCTAATTTTAAAAGCACACAATTACGTTTTATTTTAGAAGAAATAGAACATCAATTTGGTTATAAAATAGAAACAAAAGACGTTGATTTAGACGTTTTATATTCTGGTGGATTTACACATACAGATATAAATATAGCGTTGCAATCTGTAACAATTCCTTTACAATTATCGTATAAAATTGAAGATAAAACAATTACTATCTTTAATTATGATAAATAA
- a CDS encoding TonB-dependent receptor, which yields MINKFNLFFISFLLIISVSFGQNSTEKVALSSLLISLEKTYDIKFSYSDTDVKDIIISRPKKGITIDKLLSFLNEETFLQFKTLDNRYVTVSFLNKFISICGTVLEAKTLAPLLLSSVKVNGYKIGTTTNDNGEFFLKDVPVNSTISISFIGFKTAKISVKELFSNNKCKQLFLEEDSEELSEVTVANFITTGLQKGIDGSTVLNTEKFGILPGLIEPDILKTIKILPGVESVNETVSNINVRGGTNDQNLMLWDGIKMYHSGHFFGLISAYNPYLTKKVSVTKNGTSSAFSDGVSSTINMETSNRITNKLSGGAGFNLLSADAFLQIPIKENLEFHVSARRSFTDLINTPTYNNYFSRSFQDNSVSSNTLNNSESNFYFYDYSLKVLYDVNYNHAISANFIHIKNNLEYTEQYTSNNTSVEENSALKQENLGANISWNADWNANFSTNFSAFFSDYKINSSDYNKDTDQFQTQFNNVLETEIKLDSKYEFSDVFHFSNGLVFNEIGIRNTTTVNAPTFSTTVKDVLLKSAFYSELEYKKNNTYVRFGVRSNYFHKFKKFIIEPRINIRQKLNTEFSLKLEAELKNQTTAQKIDFEDNFLGIEKRRWILSDDENTPIVKSRQASFGAAYSKNKLYVDITGFYKKVDGITAANQGFYNNTQNFNSIGNYETKGVEFLINKQTKNISTWVSYTYSKNDYTFDVFTPQTFSNSLDITHSASAAFNYNFTKKLKVSFGGVMRSGKPYTKPVVGNETIQNGNRTIVNYDNPNKERLDNFFRIDISGSYNFNFSEVIKSTIRLGFTNITDRKNTIDSYYVVDNSSANNVRRVNNYSLPFTPNLSFRVNF from the coding sequence ATGATAAATAAATTCAACCTTTTTTTTATCAGTTTTTTATTGATAATAAGTGTTTCTTTTGGACAAAATTCTACAGAAAAAGTAGCACTTTCTTCTCTATTAATATCGCTTGAAAAAACCTATGATATTAAATTTTCTTATTCTGATACTGATGTAAAAGATATTATTATAAGCAGACCAAAAAAAGGAATTACTATTGACAAATTACTGTCTTTTTTAAACGAAGAAACTTTTTTACAATTTAAAACTTTAGATAATAGATATGTAACCGTTTCTTTTTTAAATAAGTTTATTTCTATCTGTGGAACAGTTTTAGAAGCAAAAACATTAGCGCCTTTGTTACTTTCTTCAGTAAAAGTAAATGGGTATAAAATAGGTACAACAACTAATGATAATGGAGAATTTTTTCTAAAAGATGTTCCTGTTAATTCAACAATAAGTATTTCTTTTATCGGGTTTAAAACAGCAAAAATTTCTGTGAAAGAATTGTTTTCTAACAATAAATGCAAACAATTATTTTTAGAAGAAGATTCAGAAGAATTATCTGAAGTAACCGTTGCAAACTTTATAACTACAGGTTTACAAAAAGGTATTGATGGAAGTACTGTTCTTAACACAGAAAAATTCGGAATTTTACCGGGTTTAATAGAGCCAGATATTTTAAAAACAATAAAAATTCTTCCTGGTGTAGAAAGTGTAAACGAAACTGTTTCTAATATTAATGTTAGAGGTGGTACAAACGACCAGAATTTAATGCTTTGGGATGGAATTAAAATGTATCATTCAGGTCATTTTTTTGGTCTTATTTCTGCTTACAATCCATATTTAACAAAGAAAGTTTCGGTTACAAAAAACGGAACAAGTAGTGCATTTTCAGACGGAGTTTCATCAACCATAAATATGGAAACTTCTAATAGAATTACCAATAAACTTTCTGGTGGTGCAGGTTTTAATTTGTTAAGTGCAGATGCTTTTTTGCAAATTCCAATAAAAGAAAATTTAGAGTTTCATGTTTCTGCAAGAAGGTCTTTTACAGACCTTATAAATACACCAACTTATAACAATTATTTCTCGAGAAGTTTTCAAGATAATTCAGTTTCTTCAAATACTTTAAATAACTCTGAATCTAACTTTTATTTCTATGATTATTCTTTAAAAGTTTTATACGATGTTAATTATAATCATGCAATAAGTGCTAATTTCATCCATATAAAAAATAATTTAGAATATACAGAACAATATACTTCTAACAATACTTCTGTTGAAGAAAATAGTGCTTTAAAACAAGAAAATTTAGGTGCTAATATTAGTTGGAATGCAGATTGGAATGCTAATTTTTCTACCAATTTTTCAGCATTCTTTTCAGATTATAAAATAAATTCTTCAGATTATAATAAAGACACAGATCAGTTTCAAACGCAGTTTAATAATGTGTTAGAAACAGAAATAAAACTAGATTCTAAATATGAATTTTCCGATGTTTTTCATTTTTCCAATGGATTAGTTTTTAATGAAATTGGTATTAGAAATACAACTACAGTTAATGCACCAACTTTTTCTACAACGGTTAAAGATGTGCTGCTAAAAAGTGCATTCTATTCGGAATTAGAATATAAGAAAAACAATACTTATGTAAGATTTGGTGTACGTTCTAATTACTTTCATAAGTTTAAAAAATTTATAATTGAGCCAAGAATTAACATTAGACAGAAATTAAATACTGAATTTTCTTTAAAATTAGAAGCTGAATTAAAAAACCAAACAACGGCTCAAAAAATAGATTTTGAAGACAATTTTTTAGGAATAGAAAAAAGAAGATGGATTCTTTCTGATGATGAAAATACACCAATAGTAAAAAGTAGGCAAGCATCTTTTGGTGCAGCCTATTCTAAAAATAAATTATATGTAGATATTACTGGTTTTTATAAAAAAGTAGATGGAATTACAGCTGCAAACCAAGGATTTTACAACAATACACAAAACTTTAATTCTATTGGAAATTATGAAACCAAAGGAGTAGAATTTTTAATAAATAAACAAACTAAAAATATTAGTACTTGGGTAAGTTATACGTATTCTAAAAACGATTATACTTTTGATGTCTTTACACCGCAAACATTTTCGAATAGTTTAGATATTACACATTCTGCAAGTGCAGCTTTTAATTATAATTTTACTAAAAAATTAAAAGTTTCTTTTGGTGGTGTTATGCGTTCTGGAAAACCGTACACAAAACCTGTTGTAGGAAATGAAACTATACAAAATGGTAATAGAACCATTGTAAATTACGACAATCCTAACAAAGAAAGATTAGATAATTTCTTTAGAATTGATATTTCTGGAAGTTATAATTTTAATTTTTCTGAAGTAATTAAATCTACTATTCGTCTTGGTTTTACAAACATCACAGATAGAAAAAACACTATAGATTCTTATTATGTTGTAGATAATTCTAGCGCTAATAATGTGAGAAGAGTAAATAATTATTCACTACCATTTACACCTAATTTAAGTTTTAGAGTTAATTTTTAG
- a CDS encoding GNAT family N-acetyltransferase has product MEFQVKSFSELNTTELYEILQLRSEVFVVEQDCVYQDVDFKDQKSLHVFGRKKDRIVAYTRIFKPGDYFDNASIGRVVVAAEERKYGFGHDLMKASIKAVENHFKVDKITISAQVYLKKFYESHGFVKIGEEYLEDGIPHIRMDKN; this is encoded by the coding sequence ATGGAGTTTCAAGTAAAATCTTTTTCTGAATTAAATACAACTGAATTATACGAAATTCTTCAATTACGTTCAGAAGTCTTTGTGGTGGAACAAGATTGTGTATATCAAGATGTAGATTTTAAAGATCAAAAATCTTTACATGTTTTTGGTAGAAAAAAAGATAGAATAGTTGCGTATACACGTATTTTTAAACCAGGAGATTATTTTGATAATGCTAGTATTGGTAGAGTAGTAGTAGCAGCTGAAGAACGTAAATATGGTTTTGGACACGATTTAATGAAAGCTTCTATAAAAGCAGTAGAAAATCATTTTAAAGTTGATAAAATTACTATTTCTGCACAAGTATATTTAAAAAAATTCTATGAATCTCACGGATTTGTAAAAATAGGAGAGGAGTATTTAGAAGATGGAATTCCTCATATTAGAATGGATAAAAACTAA
- the rpiB gene encoding ribose 5-phosphate isomerase B: protein MTIAIGNDHAGTEYKFEIIKHLEEKGYKVLNFGTDSNGSMDYPDAIHPTADAVESGKAELGIILCGSGNGAQMTANKHQGIRAALCWNKELVELTRQHNNANVLTIPARFVSLQQAISFVDVFLSTEFEGGRHATRVDKISCAC from the coding sequence ATGACAATTGCCATTGGTAATGATCACGCAGGAACAGAATACAAGTTCGAAATTATAAAACATTTAGAAGAAAAAGGCTATAAAGTCTTAAATTTTGGAACTGATTCAAATGGTTCTATGGATTACCCAGATGCAATTCATCCAACAGCAGATGCTGTAGAATCTGGTAAAGCCGAATTAGGTATTATTTTATGTGGTTCTGGAAATGGCGCACAAATGACAGCTAATAAACACCAAGGAATTAGAGCTGCTTTGTGTTGGAATAAAGAATTAGTAGAATTAACAAGACAACATAATAATGCAAACGTTTTAACGATTCCTGCACGTTTTGTGTCTTTACAACAAGCTATTAGTTTTGTAGATGTTTTTCTTTCTACAGAGTTTGAAGGTGGAAGACACGCAACAAGAGTAGATAAAATTTCTTGTGCTTGTTAA